A stretch of Henckelia pumila isolate YLH828 chromosome 4, ASM3356847v2, whole genome shotgun sequence DNA encodes these proteins:
- the LOC140865316 gene encoding uncharacterized protein: MERSMLSYTSTWTLGGGKALTCQELVFENGCASDEESLVSSQTECTEAREQEKQSIDSPLISFTGGDTGIAISKKAGMVPLQMELG, encoded by the exons ATGGAAAGAAGCATGTTATCATACACTTCAACTTGGACTTTGGGAGGTGGAAAAGCATTGACATGTCAAG AATTGGTATTTGAAAATGGATGTGCAAGCGACGAGGAAAGCCTTGTTTCGAGCCAAACTGAATGCACAGAAGCAAGAGAGCAGGAGAAACAGAGCATTGATTCTCCTCTCATTAG CTTCACAGGAGGTGACACCGGCATTGCGATTTCAAAGAAAGCCGGAATGGTTCCTTTGCAGATGGAGCTAGGCTGA